A window of the Gossypium hirsutum isolate 1008001.06 chromosome A05, Gossypium_hirsutum_v2.1, whole genome shotgun sequence genome harbors these coding sequences:
- the LOC107960894 gene encoding aspartic proteinase 36 isoform X2 — translation MMDLRRLALVVVTVAVTVVGEFGCGCFGNVLTLNVLRKFAGHGKNLSALRAHDIRRHGRLLSTIGVDLPLGGNGHPSETGLYFAKIGLGNPSKDYYVQVDTGSDILWVNCAGCDKCPTKSDLGLGLTLYDPKKSSTSSLVYCDQDFCTSTYDGPLPGCKPNLQCQYNVVYGDGSSTAGYFVKDNMKLEQVTGNLQSRSTNGTVVFGCGARQSGELGSSSEALDGILGFGQANSSIISQLAASGKVKKSFAHCLDNIEGGGIFAIGEVVSPKVKRTPMVQNQAHYNIVMKDIEVGGDLLRLPSDIFDSGDQKGTIVDSGTTLAYLPSSIYEPLMTKILSQQPALNLHTVEDQFTCFQFAGSVDSGFPVVKFHFEDSLVLTVFPHEYTFQIRNANY, via the exons ATGATGGATCTAAGGAGATTAGCGTTGGTGGTTGTGACTGTTGCGGTGACGGTGGTGGGTGAATTCGGTTGTGGTTGTTTTGGGAACGTGTTGACTTTAAATGTATTACGTAAATTTGCAGGCCACGGAAAGAATTTAAGTGCATTGAGAGCTCATGATATCCGTCGTCATGGTAGGCTTCTCTCTACTATCGGTGTGGATCTCCCTTTAGGTGGCAATGGTCATCCTTCTGAAACTGG GCTTTATTTTGCTAAAATTGGATTAGGAAATCCATCAAAGGACTATTATGTGCAAGTTGATACTGGAAGTGACATTCTATGGGTGAATTGTGCTGGATGTGACAAGTGCCCCACAAAAAGTGATCTTGGT CTAGGATTAACATTATATGATCCAAAGAAGTCCTCCACTTCAAGCCTGGTTTATTGTGATCAAGATTTTTGTACTTCAACATATGATGGTCCACTCCCTGGTTGCAAGCCCAATCTTCAGTGCCAATATAATGTCGTTTATGGTGATGGAAGCTCAACAGCTGGATACTTTGTAAAGGACAATATGAAACTGGAGCAGGTGACTGGTAACCTTCAAAGTAGATCTACAAATGGGACTGTTGTATTCGG GTGCGGTGCTAGACAATCTGGGGAATTAGGATCATCAAGTGAAGCACTAGATGGGATACTAGGATTTGGACAAGCAAATTCTTCTATAATTTCACAACTGGCTGCATCTGGGAAAGTAAAAAAATCGTTTGCACACTGTTTGGATAATATAGAGGGAGGTGGAATCTTTGCGATTGGTGAAGTGGTATCTCCGAAAGTCAAAAGGACACCTATGGTTCAAAACCA GGCACATTACAATATTGTAATGAAGGATATTGAGGTCGGTGGTGATCTATTGCGACTTCCAAGTGATATTTTTGATAGTGGAGATCAAAAGGGAACAATAGTGGATAGTGGTACAACCTTAGCATATCTCCCATCATCAATTTATGAACCACTAATGACAAAG ATTCTCTCCCAGCAACCTGCGTTGAACTTGCATACTGTAGAagaccaatttacatgttttcAGTTTGCGGGAAG TGTTGATAGTGGATTTCCAGTCGTAAAGTTCCATTTTGAAGATTCCCTTGTTTTAACAGTTTTTCCCCATGAGTATACATTCCAAATTCGT AATGCTAACTATTAG